The DNA sequence TGAGCAAAATATTATTAAAGATACCCGCAAGCGTAATAATCATTTTTTGCCAATAGGGCTTTTGGTTTAATTCGCGGGTTGCAATGCTTACGTACCCGCCTAATGGAATAAGGGCTATTTGGAAAGTAGTATCTTTTGGTTTGTATTGTATTAAAGCTGGCCCAAATCCGACTGAAAATGTTGGCGTTGGTACGCCAAATGCGTGGCATGCAAGATAATGGCCGAGCTCGTGAAAAAAAACGATAAAGCTTAATGCAAGTAACGTAATAATAGTCGCGCTTACGCGCTGCATTGAAATATTCATGATCCTATTCCCCTCTAATACTAACGTACAACAAAACGTGGGGAGATCTCAATTAAGCACGCATTTTCTGCAGGGTTATGGATTGCATTGCGGTATTTAAATCAATAACAGTTCTATTTTCAACACCAGCCGCTTCTTTTGCTTTTAAGATTTTCAAAACGTGTTCATCGAGTTCTTGCTGCGTGATTAAGTTTTCTTTGATAGCTCGTTCGATAAGTTCTACTGCTTGAGGAACGTCAACAGGGCACAATAGAATATCATTACCAGCAAGTAAGGCTCGCAATTCTATTTCTCCCGGCTTGTAGTGGTTCGTGAGCGCTTTCATGCCAAGTCCGTCGGTAATAATTAATCCTTCAAATCCCAAATCGTTTTTTAAAAACAGAATTACTTTTTTAGAAAATGTGGCAGGAATACGGTCTTTTTCAAGGGCGGGTATCTCAAGATGTGCGATCATAATGCACGGTATATTTTCTGCAATAAGTTTTTGGAATGGATAAAGTTCGTATTCGTTAAGACGAATGAGATCATGATTAATTATAGGCAGCTCGAGATGTGAATCGACCGAGGTGTCTCCATGGCCAGGAAAATGTTTTGCGCATGTTAAAACGCCTGCATCACGCATTCCCTGATTAATAAGCACGCAACAACATGCGACCTTTTCTTTATCTTTTCCAAAAGAGCGTTCATTAATAATCGGATTTAAAGGATTACTATTAAGATCAGCAATCGGTGCTAAGTTTAAATGAATACCGACTAATTTACATTGCCGGCCGATTTCGTATCCGATTTGATAGATATTTTCACTATTTTCCAATGCGCCAAGAATCTTTTGTTTGGGAAATGGAACCACTTGCGGAATTCGTTGATTCAATCCCCATTCGCAATCTTGGGCAATTAAAAGTGGTATTCGCGCTCGCGATTGATAGATGTTGATCGCAACTATTTGTTGCCCAAGGGTGCTATTGCCTAAAAAAATGATTCCCCCAATTGCGTAATCAGAAATAAGCATATCGATATGTGATCGATCGACGCGGTATGGCTCAAAATAACAATGAGTTGAGGTGAGTGCTCTTTCATTCGCGACTACAGCAACAATAAAAAGTTGCCCAATTTTTTCGCGTAAACTTAATGTTTGCAAAGTTTGCTCCGCCCATGAGGCTGAAAGTGGGGATGAAATAAGTAATAAAAATAAAAAAATCATAAACTTCTTTTTCATATTATTTAAAAGGAAGCGCCAGCTTTCATCCAAGCTCCCCAATTTGAAAGGGCAGTATTACGGGTTGGAAATTCGTAAAAACCGCCAATGCCTGCAAGAAAACTAAATGAGCAACGCTTGATAATCAGGCCAACGGCAGCGTGAACTTTATTAACAACGGCGGCGCGTGCTTGGGGTGTGCTAAAATTGAGATCGTTTATGGCAATCGGAATGAATGATGGATCGTCGCTTGCTTGATTATTAATGGTACTTTCGCTTGATGTTGTAAAGGGGGCCGATCCAGCGATACCATAAATGCCTGCGGGGAATGGTTCATCTAGCTCAACTTTTTCATTTCCATGTGCCCAAAGATTGTAGCCGATTTCGGCGTCAAAAATTCCTTTGTTGCATCTAAAGCCAGCGGTAAGATCGACGAAATTATAGGGATGTACCGTGGT is a window from the Candidatus Babeliales bacterium genome containing:
- a CDS encoding glycoside hydrolase family 3 protein, with amino-acid sequence MIFLFLLLISSPLSASWAEQTLQTLSLREKIGQLFIVAVVANERALTSTHCYFEPYRVDRSHIDMLISDYAIGGIIFLGNSTLGQQIVAINIYQSRARIPLLIAQDCEWGLNQRIPQVVPFPKQKILGALENSENIYQIGYEIGRQCKLVGIHLNLAPIADLNSNPLNPIINERSFGKDKEKVACCCVLINQGMRDAGVLTCAKHFPGHGDTSVDSHLELPIINHDLIRLNEYELYPFQKLIAENIPCIMIAHLEIPALEKDRIPATFSKKVILFLKNDLGFEGLIITDGLGMKALTNHYKPGEIELRALLAGNDILLCPVDVPQAVELIERAIKENLITQQELDEHVLKILKAKEAAGVENRTVIDLNTAMQSITLQKMRA